From Podospora bellae-mahoneyi strain CBS 112042 chromosome 5, whole genome shotgun sequence:
CGTCTGTGGCGCCCGTCCCGCTGCCGCCAACACCCGCAAGAAGTGCAACACACTCAATAACGTCTTGCGGCTCCAGCACGTGCCACCTGGCCAGCGTAACCTTGGTGCTGGCTCCAACGGTCACGGAAAAGGTGTTCTCTGCCTCCACCTCGGCTGTGCCATCGTTGGGCGCAGACAGGCCGTTGAGGGCACGGAACATGTCCTCGTCGGTAAAGTCGTCTCCCATGCAGAGAACAAATTCGAGCTTGCGGGCCGATTCGTCGTCGGACTCGAGAGCCTTGAGCTCAGCATTGTACGTGTTGACAAGGCGCTTCGCGATCTCTCCCTTGTTGATAAATGTAGGGCGAACCTCAATGTTGGCCTTTCCGGGCATCACTTCCACATCCCATTTGCGAGCCACGGTGCCTTCGAGCTCCTTTTGGCATTCGCGTGACATGTGGAGGCCCTGTTCGGGATCGGCCAGGCGGTAATGCCACGTCAAAGCGCACCGTTTTCGTTCAATAAACGATCCTAGAAATGGTCAGTCAGCGTCGCAAGCCTCGGGTgactgaaaaaaaaagacttaCCCGGGACCTTGTCCGTGTATTTCTGGAACACGGCAATGACCTCCTCTTGCCAGCCCATGTCGAACTTCTCCACCAGATTCTCCCACTCGGTCGAGCCTGGGTTTCTCATGAAGCTGCCATGCTCGGCACTGAAGCCAAGACCCGAAATGTGACCCAGATGATGAGACAGGAACTCCTGGTCGCGGCCAGAGATAATCCAGACGGCATTCTGGGGGTCGGCAGCAAGCGCCTTCAAGCTGGTGATGACGCGCTCCGAAGGAACAGCAGCGCTGGGCTCCCGCACTATGGGGGTGAGCGTGCCGTCATAGTCGAACATGAACAGGCGCTTCTTGGCCGCCCGGTACCTTCTAAGCATCTCGGAGCGGTCCAGAAGAGGAGTCGAGATGATGTTCTTGCGGCTACCAAGAACATTGACCAAGCGCCTGAGGAAACCAACAATCCAGAACTGCACATTCTTGCTGGTGACGTGAGCCAGCAGACTATTCTGCATTGCCTCGCGCTTGTCTTTTGGCATGAGCAGAGCATTGTTGATGGCTTCGGCGACGCCCGACAAATCCCATGGGTTGATGTGAATCGCGTCCTTGAGAGAGCCGGCCGTGCCACTGAACTCGGAGAGAATCAAGGGACCGGCAGTGTCGCGCTGGCAAATAACATACTCCAACGAAGTAGTATTCATGCCGTCTCTGACCGAGGTGATGAGGCCGATGTCGGCGGCGCGCAGGAGAGCAAAGTATTCTTCTTGGCTGATGTACTGAGCGTAGTGCTGCACAGGGGAGAATCCAAGCGAACCGTACATGCCGTTGATCTTCATAATAAGTTCGCTCACACGGCTGGCGATCTTGCTCTCGgaaccatctccctcctcctcaatgcTGGTGGGAGAAGTGACCTGAATAAGGACGACCTTCTCGCGCCACTCGGGGTACATCTCGAGGAACCGCTCAAAGGCCATCAGCTTCTGGGCGACGCCGCGGACAGTATCCAGACGGTCACGGCCCACAATcaccttcttgccctcgtACAACTTCTTCAAGTTCCCATACTTAGTGTTGACCTCGTCTGTCCATGCAAGACTGGCCACCTTGGTCGCGTCAATGCCAATGGGGAACACACCGATCTCTACTCGACCTCCATAAGCGTCGATTCCTGCCGTGTCGGATGGGAAGCCCAGAATGCGCGTGCAGCAGCTGGCAAAGTGGCGGGAGTAGCTATAGCTTTGGAACCCCACCAGGTTGGCGCCGAGCACGCCCTCGAGCACCTCTTTTCTCCGTGGCAGACAGCGCAGAAACTCGCTGCTGGGGAAAGGCGAGTGCAAGTAAAACGAGATGTACATGTGAGGAGACCGTTGCCGCAGCATGCTAGGCAGCAACATCAGGTTGTAGTCATGCACAATGACAATGTCGCCGGGCTTGTAGACCTCAAGGATCCTGTTAGCAAACTTTTGGTTCATGCGGTAGTAGTCGGCCCATTGCACTCTCTCAGCACGGCCGTCGGTGGGCTCGTGTTGTCTGTAGTGGAAGAGGGTGTAGAGGTCATGCTCGGCATAGCGTCTCCATCTTGCCTGGTCCTTCAAGCGGATGCCCTCGTCCAGCCCGTCCGAGTCGTCGGCTAGCCAGACGGGGATCGTCTTTATTCTTTTGTTGTGGGAGAGCTGATTCTCGAGACGCAGCATGTCATCCCGTGGAATCCAGAGGCCGTCAACCGGCGGAGGGGTGGGCGGGGCAACGCCATCGATGGGCACAGGCTTAGAGAGATGGTTGAGGGCGCTGAGGTGGaccgtggtggtgggcggcGTGTCGGGAGGCGACGGGGTATCGGTCGGGGTCTCAATCTCGCCAGTCCAGGCCACAACGATGTGGTTCCATGGCGAGTCGTCCGACGAGAGGTAGGAAAAGGAGTCGAAAAGTGCCGACTGGCCTCGGCGGGGTGTCAACTCCTGCAGCACAATGATGACATCAGCCCCACCATTTCGAAACTTGGCAAACCGTTGCTACTCGATGGATGCAAGCCACTTGGCGCCGTTGAACATCAACGACACCACcgttggaggaagaagaagaagaagaagaagaagaagaagaagaagaagaagaagagagacaCGAGACATACCCAGTCGGAGCCTTTCCTGTACTTTAGCGAATGGGGAATGTTAAAGGTTGCTGAGATGATGTTTCCACTGAGCGCGAGATCCGGGCTGATCTCCCGAAACTCGGACATGGACTCTCTGCGGCCGGCCATGGTAGCTTCGGTGAGCCTGTTCATCCACTTCTTGCCCTCTTGTGCACCAACAGTCACCTTGTTATGGAACGACTGCCCTTCGCGGTTTGTGCTGTCGGGAGCGGGAGAAGCGGCAATGGCGTGGTCGAGGACTCTGCGCGAGAAGTAGTCCCCTCTGGACGGTCCTTGGCCACCGCTCGAGTTGTTGCTGTTATCCGACTCGTACGTCTCTTGGGTGATATCGGGCGTCACGGGCACGGCGGTGACTGACGATCGGAGATGAGGCGGGAGGAAGGAGTCGTTTCGTAAGGGCACTTGGGGACGATGAGGCAGGCCTTTCGAGCCTTGTTGGTCTTCTGGTTTCTGCGCCATGGTTAGGCGTGTTAACGGATGTTTCGATGGTATATGGTGATTAGAGAGAGTGGGTAGAGGACGTGAGACtcagagacagagagacagaaaagGATGTTGGTTTTTGCAGAGTAGTGAAAAGTATATGGGGGTGTAATAAAGTGTAAAGGGTAAAGTGTCCTGTTTTGTCTTTCtgcagaggaagaggcacaAGTTGGCAAACTCGCAGCTCTATGACGGGATGAAAGACGAGATGACTGGACTCGTGGAGCGCACAGTCAGGGGCAGGAAGCAAAGCTGAACAGGGCTCAGGCCTGTGGGTAGCGAAAGCCCGGTGGGGTCTCTCAATCTTTCGGCGTCCTTCCAGCCGCGAGTCTTtgtcttctctctctcactctctcttttcctccgGCAACTCCTGCAGCTATTCCCGATCTCGgttgcttttgctgctggctgcccgGACgcgctgttgttgctgctgctgctgctgctattGCTTCAATGGCCCGCAATCACCGCCCGGCATTTCGCGATGTTGCTCCGTGATTGGGCACCATCCGCTTATTGGAGGTGAGGGGCATTTTGACAGCCAGCGCCCAGCAAATGGCGGGGTACTCTGCACCAAGGCCcaaagctttttttttttttggttctcTGTCTCGCTGTgtccctctcttttctttccccttctcttctGCGCTCTATTGTTTTCCAAGgttctctccctcttcttcatgacCCCATACGATTCATGGCTCCACTTTCCCCAGCAGCTGAAAGTGAGGCCGCATGTCATATAATAGAATGCCATGATGGGGACGGTGACAAGGAGGGGCTCGAAGGAAGAAAAGCATTGACCACTCACCGACTGGTCCTGACGTAATGGCTAGTGGCACCACTAACGGCAAAGATTAAAAAAGAGTGGTTTGCTTTTTCCTTGCCGGTTCTCGGGGCGGCGGTTGTTCTCCGAGCGCGGCACGTGTTTTCGCTGGAAACCCAAGTGCTCTCGTCGTCGTTGCTTTCCAAGATTGGATTgctggggatggagatggaggggggaggaggcaggtGACGAAAGAAGGACGcaacgggggaggggagggaacGGTTGGAGGTGCGGACAAGCGCCTTTTTACTCGCTCTGGACCGACCAAGACTAAAAAGAGGGAAACGTGCTCTTGGGAGTTGCTTGGTGCCTTGGGTCGGGTGCTTGGGTGTGTGGATTCCACCACAGCTTCCAGGTTCCAGGGGGGGCTTCTAACGTTGTTTTCTTGAGGCGACACGCCGCCTGAGACTTTGGTTCAGCACAGTGTCATGTCACGATAAGCTTGATTGCAGGTGCAGCAGCCACAATCGCGATGCCGAGCGATATGTTCCAGGCCCGACCAGGACGACAACACCCCTGCCGGCCAGGGCCACGGGATGACGGGCCTCAAAGGGTTGGCTAGATCTTGTACCTATCTATTTTTCTTCCCGGCCACCTCTCTGCTGACAACGACGCGCGATATCCGCGACACAATATCAGCCTGAATAGCTGACcttctctgtctctctgtgtgtgtgtggtgtgccatcaacaaaaaaaacgcAACACATTTCTGACAAGCGCCGCAACACACTCTCTTGAGTGAGCCATTTTCAACGTCGCTTCGCTTTTCTCACAGAGAGTCGTTTCTCTCCCGGCCGGCCGCAGTTGTGCCGCCGAATTGGCCGCATTTCCCCGACGATGCTGTTCTTGATCTCCTGCCGTTAttccatcaccgccatctccTTCACATGGCGAGATCTGGTTCCGTGACTGgttctctcctccctctccctccccattcCCGCCCCTCCAACACACCATCACACAGCATACATCGAGAAAAAATACCACGTTTTCCCCCTCATCGGCACGACAGTTATCGAGATGCATACACCACCGATAAGCTCAATCTTTGGGCTGCGTTGGAGTGGATTGGTACCCGACGAGGcactctcccccccccccctctcaccaGCCACTTACGTCTTATCCAACATGACGTGCGTCTGTTTCAGATGATTTGGCCGAAATTGGTGATGGTACTGCAACGCTGGGTCGGCTCTCCCTCGGGGCTCTCTTGCGCGGCATTTAGGGATTATCTTCCGGGTGAGCTGCTCgttttctccctctcctctgtCCATCGTAACACCGTCACACTGTGACTCAAAAAGTTAAACGCCTCTTTTCAAGTCCACTCATTCCCTTGccctacctgcctacctaTGTACAGCAACCATGGGACTCTTGGCAACCTCtactccttcttcttctctttctccttaTCCTTCTTTGGGTTagtcccctccatcacctccccagtCTCCTCATCACATAGGTCGCTCTCGTCCGCCAGCCTGCTAAACTTTGGCAACCCATCCTtgatatccaccaccctctgcGGATAAAACATGTGACACTGCGCCGCAaacgcctccctccccttcttggtgttgatCCCCTCAATCAGCGTAGGGAACAACAAAATCATATTCCTCCCTTCGTCCATGATCGGCGTCCGGCAGTAGGCACACTGCACTTTGCACGGGAGATGGTGAGTAGTCGACTTGGCGGTAGGGTCGTACCACCCCAGATCGTGATGCCCATTGGTAAAGTTGATATCTTCCTTGTGGAAAATCGCTGCCCATTGAAAGGGTGCCTATTTCCTCTCTCCCATTAGTCACTATATCCACGGCGACAAGTTGTTCTTTGGTGGGGACATACCCCGTGCATCCTCTGACAGGTAGTGCAATGGCAGTACTTGCTCGCCAGCGGCTTCTCCCTCGACAGCTCATACTGCACCGCACCGCAGTGGCACTTGCCCTTCCACTTGACGTCAAAGTTCTCGCCGTTGTCGTGGATCTTGTACGGGGCGCGGAACTTCCACTGGTCCTCCTCGCGGTCGGTCCGGGAGCTGGCCTGGTACTGGTGAGGCTCGTCGCCGCGGCTGCGCTTGTTGTTTTCGTTTTTGTggtcggccattttgaaaAATCGAGGGGATGTCGAGAGAGGGCGTGTGAATGCAGGAGTGATGATCCGCTTCGAGACGGCTGAGAAGTGGTGAGGACGGAGTACCATCAAGGTTGTAGAGATTCCGTTGGTTTTGTTCAGGTGAAAGAAGTGGTAGTATCGTCAGTAGGGCTTTAAATTTTGCGGACGAAAACACGGTTTTGGCCCCGTGAAAAGTAGAGGATCGCAACTACAAATACCACCGTGATGTTTACTCTCAGCGGCCTTTCAGCGTGTCATTGATTCACATTGAACCCGTCACTGACGTCATGACATGCCCCGCCGTTTTCAGCCTCCCCTGGGAAAGATTTGCACACAGCGCAAGCTTATTTTCAATGTCCTTTCCTATCTATCATACACACAAAAACACCACAACCCAAATAATCGGTCGTGATGCCATCAGCCCCCTAGCCCAAATGCTCAAACTCAAGCCTTGGCGCATTCAACCACACAATGCGGATCACCCGCCCGGACATGAtacttcaccaccctcatcccAGCCTTCTCGACCAAATCCCTATACATCCTCTCATTCCTCAGCTTGCCCCCCAGGTTGAACATCATCAAATCGACGTGCGTATTCTGCGGTGGCTGACCGATCCCCTCAAATAGCTTGAACTCAACAATCAAAACCCTGGCGTCTTTGTCGACGTCAGGCAGCGCACCAGCCACCTGCTTGAGAATGTTGACTGCCAGGTCATCAGAGTAATCAAGCAGTATCCTCCTCAAGACATACACCCACGCCCCTCTCACAGGTTGCCTCTCATGGAAATCATGGCTCATGAACCTCACCCCTTTCAGCCCTGGATCACCCGtcttctccaccccctcaatcACATCAGGTCGGTCCTGAAGCACACACTCTTCTGGCTTCAATCCCTGCACATTTTCCAGCAGTTCCTTCACCAAATGCCCcataccccctcccacatccaCAATCTTGACTGTGTTTTCATCCGTTGGTTTCTTGGAACCCACCCAGGAAACGTCATACAACGCCCCTTCCCCGGTAACGGGTATATCCCCCCCAAAGATATTCTTGGCCTGCATCGATCGCTTGAACGAAGCGCTGTACTCGGGATACAAAGCCTTGACTTCCCACGGAGGAAGCTCAGCATGGCCCCAAGCAAACGAAAACGGCGTGTGAGTCTGTCCAAGCGGCTCGCGGCGGCCATACTTGGAGAAATAATCCGGCCATTGGAAGAAGGGCTTGAATCCGTTGCCTACAGCAATCACAGCGAGGTCCGAaacggggttggtggagatgtAGAGAGGTGACAGCCTAGAATGGGAGACCGAGTTCGGAATTGGGCCAGGGGAGAGTTTGCGTGTGGCGatgaggtgggtgatgagCCGGGCTGGAGAACTTGGTTAACTCGGTAGATCACAGCAAGGGGGGACAGTACAAACTGATCAACGACTCATCGGCGTCTAGCTGGCGGGCCAGGTCGGCATAGGTGATGTAACCTGGTGCGGTGAGGGGGATCAAGTCAAAGGCCTTCCACGAGGTGAGCAACGACCAGACGGCAATACCGGAGGTGGTGAGCCATTCGTCTTTTACGGCGTCAAGAGGGTGCGATGTTTCAACGGCAAGTGTGCGGGCGGTCTGGGCGAGTTTGCGACGGAGGGGGACATTATCGCTGCCTTGGTCGATGGTGGCGGCCAGACGTTTGGCATCTTCTAAGAGGGCTTCAGCTGCGGCGACGATGTCGTAGGGCATGGTGGTCACCGACGGTAACACTGTTGAAGTCGTCATTGTTGTGATCCtaggtgatggtggtggtggcggtggtggttggattGGTAAAGTAGGTGATTTCAGCATGTTGGTTGCAGTGTGTGCTCTGCCCTACGATGGGTACCACAGACATCCAAGACAGGGCCACGGGATTAGAAATTTTATATGTTTTGCTCAGGGAAAGAGCTTTCCACGTTCCCGACTGTTTTGTAGCCATCCATCCGTACCTGCCCTCGGCGGATAAAACGTGGGGAACTGCCGCTCCCAAGGCATAAACAAACGGGAAGGTGCCAATCTGGGGTCTCCGCCAATCTGTCAAAATGTCCGGAAGGTGCCAAGGCCTTGGATGTGGTCACTTGGTGTGTGGGGGAATGGTTGCGCGTGGCCATCTTGTGCGATCTCGGGCCCGGATACACGAGCCTGACCCGGGGACGCAGGTATTCGGCTGAAACCAAGGGCTGAGAGCTCGGGGCCGAGATTTTGGAATGACGGATCGGATGATACCTTAACATTGTCAGTCCTGGTGACCAACACCCAACCGGAACCGCCAGCTCCAATGCCCCTCGGCGTCCTCGATCAAGGCCTTCATTTCACCGACAAACGGTCGGGTCTCGTCCTTCAACAGGAGACCTCTTTTCAAACACAGCCTCGCGAACTTGATCGCTTCCCACCTATTTCCGATACCATTGAACTCGATTGCGGCGCGGTAATATGCCTCGTGCAGCCTAGCCTCTAGGCCCTCGAGTTCATAGAGAATGATCAATAGTTCTGCCATCCCGGGGCCGTCTTGCACACCGTGATCGTACTGGTCCAGCTCGTTTCTGATGTTTACAAGCTGGGCTGT
This genomic window contains:
- a CDS encoding hypothetical protein (EggNog:ENOG503NU3V; COG:G; CAZy:GT20), with the translated sequence MAQKPEDQQGSKGLPHRPQVPLRNDSFLPPHLRSSVTAVPVTPDITQETYESDNSNNSSGGQGPSRGDYFSRRVLDHAIAASPAPDSTNREGQSFHNKVTVGAQEGKKWMNRLTEATMAGRRESMSEFREISPDLALSGNIISATFNIPHSLKYRKGSDWELTPRRGQSALFDSFSYLSSDDSPWNHIVVAWTGEIETPTDTPSPPDTPPTTTVHLSALNHLSKPVPIDGVAPPTPPPVDGLWIPRDDMLRLENQLSHNKRIKTIPVWLADDSDGLDEGIRLKDQARWRRYAEHDLYTLFHYRQHEPTDGRAERVQWADYYRMNQKFANRILEVYKPGDIVIVHDYNLMLLPSMLRQRSPHMYISFYLHSPFPSSEFLRCLPRRKEVLEGVLGANLVGFQSYSYSRHFASCCTRILGFPSDTAGIDAYGGRVEIGVFPIGIDATKVASLAWTDEVNTKYGNLKKLYEGKKVIVGRDRLDTVRGVAQKLMAFERFLEMYPEWREKVVLIQVTSPTSIEEEGDGSESKIASRVSELIMKINGMYGSLGFSPVQHYAQYISQEEYFALLRAADIGLITSVRDGMNTTSLEYVICQRDTAGPLILSEFSGTAGSLKDAIHINPWDLSGVAEAINNALLMPKDKREAMQNSLLAHVTSKNVQFWIVGFLRRLVNVLGSRKNIISTPLLDRSEMLRRYRAAKKRLFMFDYDGTLTPIVREPSAAVPSERVITSLKALAADPQNAVWIISGRDQEFLSHHLGHISGLGFSAEHGSFMRNPGSTEWENLVEKFDMGWQEEVIAVFQKYTDKVPGSFIERKRCALTWHYRLADPEQGLHMSRECQKELEGTVARKWDVEVMPGKANIEVRPTFINKGEIAKRLVNTYNAELKALESDDESARKLEFVLCMGDDFTDEDMFRALNGLSAPNDGTAEVEAENTFSVTVGASTKVTLARWHVLEPQDVIECVALLAGVGGSGTGATDGVLSMGENNLAALAAVEDHIPEKL
- a CDS encoding hypothetical protein (EggNog:ENOG503P1IY; COG:S), with the translated sequence MVLRPHHFSAVSKRIITPAFTRPLSTSPRFFKMADHKNENNKRSRGDEPHQYQASSRTDREEDQWKFRAPYKIHDNGENFDVKWKGKCHCGAVQYELSREKPLASKYCHCTTCQRMHGAPFQWAAIFHKEDINFTNGHHDLGWYDPTAKSTTHHLPCKVQCAYCRTPIMDEGRNMILLFPTLIEGINTKKGREAFAAQCHMFYPQRVVDIKDGLPKFSRLADESDLCDEETGEVMEGTNPKKDKEKEKKKE
- a CDS encoding hypothetical protein (EggNog:ENOG503NUF1; COG:S); this translates as MLKSPTLPIQPPPPPPPSPRITTMTTSTVLPSVTTMPYDIVAAAEALLEDAKRLAATIDQGSDNVPLRRKLAQTARTLAVETSHPLDAVKDEWLTTSGIAVWSLLTSWKAFDLIPLTAPGYITYADLARQLDADESLITRLITHLIATRKLSPGPIPNSVSHSRLSPLYISTNPVSDLAVIAVGNGFKPFFQWPDYFSKYGRREPLGQTHTPFSFAWGHAELPPWEVKALYPEYSASFKRSMQAKNIFGGDIPVTGEGALYDVSWVGSKKPTDENTVKIVDVGGGMGHLVKELLENVQGLKPEECVLQDRPDVIEGVEKTGDPGLKGVRFMSHDFHERQPVRGAWVYVLRRILLDYSDDLAVNILKQVAGALPDVDKDARVLIVEFKLFEGIGQPPQNTHVDLMMFNLGGKLRNERMYRDLVEKAGMRVVKYHVRAGDPHCVVECAKA